A region of the Gemmatimonadota bacterium genome:
GGAACGCGGCGGCGGTGAGTGCGCCCGCGGGCCGACCGCCTGAGTTTTTGAGGTCGGCCACATTGCTTTTGATGCTGTTTCTGTGGTCATCCAGAATGGGAAGATGCCAGGCAATTTCGCCGGTGCGATTGCCCGCTTCGTGGATTTGAGCGATGAGGTCATTGTCGTTGCCCATCAAGCCACTAACTTCGTTGCCGAGTGCGGTGACACATGCACCGGTTAGCGTGGCCAGGTCAATGACTGCTTTGGGCGCGTAGCGCGCGCTGTATGCGATGGCGTCGATGAGGGCGAGGCGGCCTTCGGCATCTGTGCTGTGTATTTCAACGGTTTTGGTGCCGAGGGGATGCAAGATGTCGCCGGGCCGATACGCGAGGCCATCGGGCATGTTTTCTGCGGCGGCAACCAGGCCGATGACGCGGTGGGGCAGGTCGAGTTTTGCCACGGCTCGCATTGCGCCAATGACGGCTGCGGATCCACTCATGTCGAATTTCATGTCCCACATGCCGTCGCCACTTTTGAGGGATATGCCGCCCGTGTCAAAGGTTATGCCTTTGCCAATGAAGATGATTGGCGCGGCATTGGGATCGGCTCCCGGGTGTTCCAGGATGACAAAACGAGGCGGTCGAGCACTCCCCTGTCCCACGGCGCTGAGGGCACCCATGCCTTCATTTGAGATGCGCTGTTCGTCAAATATTTCACAGGAGAGTCCCGTTTCACGAGCCATTTCCAAAGCGCGGTCGGCCAGTGTCGCCGGTGGCAAGTCGTTGCCGGGGGTGTTGCTCAGGTCCCGGGCGAAACACACGCTTTCGGCGATGATTTGTCCGGTGTTCGCGCCTTTTTCCACATCGATTTGTTTGGATGTGTCAAATTCGACGAGGGTAAATGTGTCGAGACGTTTGGGATCGTCATGATTTGTTTTGTAATTGGTGAATTTGTAGTTGCCGAGTATTGCGCCTTCAACGGTGGCCTGTGCGGCGTCTGAGACATCGAGACCGCCTATGCCGCCGCCGTGAATGATGGAGGCGAGGGTTTTTGCGCCGAGTTT
Encoded here:
- a CDS encoding leucyl aminopeptidase, which translates into the protein MNISTTIGNILESTTDAIVLNLFEGVTEPGGATGAANRALDGLIADLIAGGDFSGKRNQTAVLYPREGMAAPRLILVGLGKREAFTPNHVRLASASATREAIKLGAKTLASIIHGGGIGGLDVSDAAQATVEGAILGNYKFTNYKTNHDDPKRLDTFTLVEFDTSKQIDVEKGANTGQIIAESVCFARDLSNTPGNDLPPATLADRALEMARETGLSCEIFDEQRISNEGMGALSAVGQGSARPPRFVILEHPGADPNAAPIIFIGKGITFDTGGISLKSGDGMWDMKFDMSGSAAVIGAMRAVAKLDLPHRVIGLVAAAENMPDGLAYRPGDILHPLGTKTVEIHSTDAEGRLALIDAIAYSARYAPKAVIDLATLTGACVTALGNEVSGLMGNDNDLIAQIHEAGNRTGEIAWHLPILDDHRNSIKSNVADLKNSGGRPAGALTAAAFLEAYVQNFPWAHLDIAGTASTSSAKPDTPIGATGVGVRLLIDFLRHQSIK